The Rhipicephalus sanguineus isolate Rsan-2018 unplaced genomic scaffold, BIME_Rsan_1.4 Seq675, whole genome shotgun sequence genome has a segment encoding these proteins:
- the LOC119378075 gene encoding uncharacterized protein LOC119378075 yields MDSTSSRKRGRDDEGSDCDAPRKHVQPAHNPSRPETHGGCDALPRPAQLSATVGGMSQPSMAAPTPNLPQHSAAAFLKENSQPMTVNSVRKKKGKSKRRRAPSTSQLPEKPAINASDTETASQSPCPKEVPRSANGTASSQPHASDPAPEDFTLASSRGARRRARALASSPVLPADPAVAGTVLFKPSAPNGAFMQSSRLALASALSSRPGVIKVRVNSRRNIVAADVSSRECIEELLGVTELCGIPVSARLPADRGYSTGYLHGVEGDLTDDDLLQSIESSVPLVSAARNGNTVTLRFAGPVPPEHVSLYKLRCRVRPARPRPLQCLQCGRLGHATATCRRANCCLRCGRSHPSTESCSARPRCVNCGHNHPANTPTCRKWQEERKVATIMASSTVPLSRRAVRAMVQEANHSQLPTPPASAATRTYAQAVSGTPPPAPTPAVPQRLMPARCCLAPLPRLPP; encoded by the coding sequence ATGGACTCCACTAGCTCTCGCAAGCGAGGCCGCGATGATGAGGGGAGCGACTGCGACGCTCCACGCAAGCATGTGCAACCAGCACATAACCCATCCCGGCCGGAGACTCATGGTGGCTGCGACGCGCTGCCGCGTCCCGCACAGCTTTCAGCGACCGTTGGTGGAATGTCACAGCCGAGCATGGCTGCTCCGACACCAAATCTTCCTCAACACTCCGCCGCGGCTTTTCTGAAGGAAAACTCGCAGCCGATGACTGTTAACTCTGTTAGGAAGAAGAAGGGCAAGTCCAAGCGCCGGAGGGCTCCTTCTACTTCACAGCTCCCCGAGAAGCCTGCAATCAACGCCTCAGACACTGAAACCGCGTCGCAATCTCCGTGCCCAAAGGAGGTCCCTCGAAGCGCCAACGGAACAGCTAGTTCTCAACCGCACGCCAGCGATCCTGCACCTGAAGATTTCACGCTGGCTTCCTCAAGGGGCGCTCGTCGACGTGCGAGGGCCCTTGCCTCGTCTCCTGTGCTCCCCGCTGACCCAGCCGTAGCAGGCACAGTTTTATTCAAGCCGTCAGCACCGAACGGTGCCTTCATGCAGAGTTCGCGTCTGGCGCTGGCGTCTGCGTTATCTTCGCGGCCCGGCGTCATCAAAGTGCGAGTCAACAGCCGCCGAAATATCGTGGCAGCCGACGTGTCCTCACGGGAGTGCATCGAGGAGCTTCTTGGTGTCACGGAGCTCTGCGGCATCCCGGTGTCCGCCCGACTTCCCGCTGACCGAGGATACAGCACGGGGTACCTGCATGGTGTGGAGGGCGATCTTACGGACGACGATCTATTACAGTCCATTGAGTCGAGCGTCCCGTTGGTATCTGCTGCCCGCAACGGGAACACAGTGACGCTTCGATTTGCTGGCCCTGTTCCGCCGGAGCATGTGAGCCTCTACAAGCTGAGGTGTCGTGTGCGTCCAGCCAGGCCGCGTCCACTGCAATGCCTGCAGTGTGGCCGCCTTGGACATGCAACAGCGACCTGCCGGCGAGCCAATTGCTGCCTACGCTGCGGCCGGAGCCACCCCTCTACAGAGAGCTGCAGCGCCAGACCCCGTTGTGTCAACTGCGGTCACAACCACCCTGCAAACACTCCTACCTGTCGTAAATGGCAAGAGGAACGCAAGGTGGCGACCATCATGGCCTCCTCTACGGTCCCACTTTCAAGGCGCGCTGTGCGAGCTATGGTACAGGAAGCGAATCACTCACAGCTTCCGACGCCTCCTGCTAGCGCAGCCACCCGCACGTATGCTCAGGCCGTCTCCGGCACACCGCCTCCAGCACCAACACCTGCTGTTCCTCAACGGTTGATGCCTGCTCGGTGCTGCCTAGCCCCGCTTCCAAGGCTTCCCCCGTAA